A stretch of the Mesorhizobium sp. Pch-S genome encodes the following:
- a CDS encoding ABC transporter permease, translating to MSEETVKAVMSQIEAAKSKSGRSLLGKPWAGTAMLLVIYVLLLVVFTILSPFFLTFKNLLSIGSNMAFVGLMAAAGTPLIIAGGLDLSVAAVAGISGVVVSLCYAAGIDIWLACAVAIFVGGAIGAGNGALTNALRLNPFIVTLGTMSIITGLSLVLTGGLTQPLAIAGFNWIGSGRLGGIPVPLILMLVFFAVIWWVMTFTPFGRYIYASGGNPDASRMLGIPVDRTQIMLYVLSGISGAVAGIVVAAMLGAAAPDAVGKHLLTVIAAIILGGTSLFGGRGSVWGTLLAVLILGTLNNGLTLLNVSSFWQDVTKGAVLLLAVGLDQLRIRSQA from the coding sequence ATGTCTGAAGAAACGGTCAAGGCCGTCATGAGCCAGATTGAGGCCGCGAAGAGCAAATCGGGACGCAGCCTGTTGGGCAAGCCGTGGGCAGGCACAGCCATGCTGCTGGTGATCTATGTCCTGCTGCTGGTCGTGTTCACGATCCTTTCGCCATTTTTCCTGACCTTCAAGAACCTGCTTTCGATCGGTTCGAACATGGCTTTCGTGGGCTTGATGGCGGCGGCCGGGACACCGCTCATCATCGCTGGAGGCCTCGATCTTTCCGTCGCTGCCGTGGCCGGCATCTCGGGTGTCGTCGTGTCGCTGTGCTACGCGGCGGGGATCGATATCTGGCTGGCCTGCGCGGTGGCCATCTTCGTCGGCGGTGCGATCGGCGCCGGCAATGGTGCGCTGACCAATGCGCTGCGCCTCAACCCGTTCATCGTCACGCTCGGCACGATGAGCATCATCACCGGCCTGTCGCTGGTGCTTACCGGCGGCTTGACGCAGCCGCTCGCAATTGCAGGATTCAACTGGATCGGCTCCGGCCGGCTGGGCGGCATCCCGGTTCCCCTCATCCTGATGCTGGTCTTCTTCGCAGTGATCTGGTGGGTGATGACCTTCACGCCATTCGGCCGCTACATCTATGCGTCGGGCGGCAATCCCGACGCCAGCCGGATGCTGGGTATTCCCGTCGACCGCACCCAGATAATGCTTTACGTCCTTTCCGGCATTTCCGGCGCCGTTGCAGGGATCGTCGTTGCTGCGATGCTTGGAGCAGCTGCACCCGATGCCGTCGGCAAGCACCTGTTGACCGTCATCGCCGCGATCATCCTCGGCGGGACCAGCCTGTTCGGCGGACGCGGATCCGTATGGGGCACATTGCTGGCCGTTCTCATCCTCGGAACACTCAACAACGGTCTTACCCTGCTCAATGTTTCGAGCTTCTGGCAGGATGTGACAAAGGGGGCCGTGCTTTTGCTGGCGGTCGGCCTCGACCAACTGCGCATTCGTTCGCAAGCCTAG
- the rhaM gene encoding L-rhamnose mutarotase — protein sequence MPERIAFRMVLNPGQATEYKKRHDEIWPELEKALRDAGVSDYTIWLDEETNNLFATLVRSDDHTMDKLPQTEVNRRWWDFMADVMQYNDRNEPLVVPLKRMFDMS from the coding sequence ATGCCTGAACGCATTGCCTTTCGCATGGTCCTCAATCCCGGTCAGGCGACCGAGTACAAGAAAAGGCACGATGAGATCTGGCCTGAACTCGAGAAGGCGCTGCGTGATGCAGGCGTGTCGGACTATACCATCTGGCTGGACGAGGAAACCAACAACCTGTTCGCGACGCTGGTTCGCAGCGACGACCACACAATGGACAAGCTGCCGCAAACGGAGGTGAACCGCCGCTGGTGGGACTTCATGGCTGATGTCATGCAGTACAACGACCGCAACGAACCGCTTGTCGTGCCTCTCAAGCGCATGTTCGACATGTCCTAG
- a CDS encoding dihydrodipicolinate synthase family protein produces the protein MGKFGSENFHGIHAIVYALFDGEERLNRTAMRRQVELCLGSGAHGMAALGLATEVAKLTEAERRTVMDWVAEDTRARVPLAFTIFGASVAEQIAQIRHAESVGADWVILQPPSAGTYGAAEYIRFFGRVAEATDLPVAIQNAPAFFGRGLTADEIRDLVSQHPNIQLVKGEGPVVDIAGLISRTERRVPVFNGRGGLELIDNFRIGCRGMILAPDCIDYAVRAYAAFSAGDEGGAEAQYRAMLPPAVFVMQGIENLICYGKRLFGARAGIPIHDRAPALRPDKIGLEMVQRFAAQLGPLTAE, from the coding sequence ATGGGCAAGTTCGGCAGCGAAAATTTTCACGGCATCCATGCCATCGTCTACGCATTGTTCGATGGCGAAGAGCGGCTGAACCGCACCGCCATGCGAAGGCAGGTTGAGCTCTGCCTTGGCAGCGGTGCCCACGGCATGGCCGCTCTGGGACTTGCCACCGAAGTGGCGAAACTCACGGAGGCGGAACGCCGCACGGTGATGGACTGGGTCGCGGAGGACACGCGTGCAAGGGTGCCGCTCGCCTTCACCATCTTTGGCGCTTCGGTCGCCGAGCAGATCGCCCAGATCCGCCATGCCGAAAGTGTCGGTGCCGATTGGGTCATCCTGCAGCCACCGTCGGCCGGCACGTATGGCGCGGCCGAATACATCCGCTTCTTCGGGCGCGTTGCGGAAGCAACGGATTTGCCGGTAGCCATCCAGAATGCTCCAGCCTTCTTCGGACGCGGATTGACCGCCGACGAGATACGCGATCTCGTCAGCCAGCATCCCAACATCCAGCTGGTCAAGGGTGAAGGCCCTGTCGTCGACATAGCAGGCCTGATCTCGCGCACCGAGCGTCGAGTGCCGGTGTTCAACGGTCGCGGCGGGCTGGAGTTGATCGACAATTTCCGTATCGGTTGCAGAGGCATGATCCTGGCCCCGGACTGCATCGACTACGCAGTACGCGCCTACGCCGCTTTTAGCGCGGGTGACGAAGGCGGAGCGGAGGCGCAATATCGTGCGATGTTGCCGCCAGCCGTTTTCGTCATGCAGGGCATCGAAAACCTGATCTGCTATGGCAAGCGCCTCTTCGGCGCCCGCGCAGGCATTCCGATCCACGATCGCGCTCCGGCGCTTCGTCCCGACAAGATCGGGCTTGAGATGGTGCAGCGTTTCGCGGCACAACTCGGCCCGCTGACTGCTGAATAG
- a CDS encoding FadR/GntR family transcriptional regulator: MMEPVPASGRGLPAQIAARMGRSILRGELRPGDKLPKETDLLDQLQVSRTTLREALTILTSKGFIEAKQRIGTSVRAPEFWNMLDPIVMSWHGDQDEQALAEELFEIRSAIEPLAARLAARRATKADLEQLRTALATMAQDQSNPRLAMEADVAFHLGIIQAAHNRFLGPVGSVIRAALTISVPKTFAKFGGMSHALGMHEAIVKAIEQRDPVKAAKAAEKLISDTYDRNFSKPTG, translated from the coding sequence ATGATGGAACCTGTACCTGCCTCAGGACGAGGTCTGCCGGCACAGATCGCTGCTCGCATGGGCCGCAGCATTCTCCGCGGCGAGTTGCGGCCGGGTGACAAGCTGCCGAAGGAAACCGACCTGCTCGACCAACTCCAGGTCAGCCGCACAACGCTGCGCGAAGCGCTCACCATCCTAACCAGCAAAGGTTTCATAGAAGCCAAGCAGCGCATCGGCACGAGCGTGCGTGCGCCGGAGTTCTGGAACATGCTTGATCCCATTGTCATGTCATGGCACGGCGATCAGGATGAACAGGCTCTCGCGGAAGAGTTGTTCGAGATCAGATCGGCGATTGAACCTCTTGCCGCCAGGCTGGCGGCAAGACGAGCCACCAAGGCCGATCTCGAGCAGCTTCGTACGGCGCTCGCGACAATGGCGCAGGATCAATCCAATCCAAGGCTTGCAATGGAAGCCGACGTTGCCTTCCACCTCGGCATCATCCAGGCCGCACACAATCGCTTCCTTGGACCTGTTGGTTCCGTCATCCGCGCCGCGCTTACCATCAGCGTCCCGAAGACCTTCGCCAAATTCGGCGGCATGAGCCATGCGCTCGGGATGCACGAAGCCATCGTGAAAGCCATCGAGCAACGCGATCCGGTCAAGGCTGCCAAGGCGGCTGAAAAGCTGATTTCCGATACGTATGATCGGAATTTTTCCAAACCAACAGGCTAG
- a CDS encoding mandelate racemase/muconate lactonizing enzyme family protein: MRIRAVRPYVIGYIDPNDFNHRRVTTLVRIETTDGVVGWGEGIAMWPEACTATAAIMQALGDLLIEAGDITVRSAWDAMRAHCWWYGEGGVACFAYSAIDMALWDIEGKLRDKPLFALLSDDSRAKLPAYASCHVNKATMEECVAEVLGFKDRGFRGVKLGFAKRGLSNIGHDPDNDVRFVAALRKAVGAEFEIIVDAGNGVKWDVATAISTTRRMAEYDIGWIEEPLYPTLIDGYRELKAAVDVPIGTGEREWTVSGYQRLIETGTVDVVSVDPARAEGVTGFHMVDKLCQAKGATINAHAWSTAILTSASLHLSLASRTARLFELKPFPVVVQDELVKNPIRQTDGEIGAPTGPGLGVVVDEAVLERLAI; encoded by the coding sequence ATGCGGATACGCGCCGTCAGGCCCTACGTGATCGGGTACATCGATCCCAACGACTTCAACCATCGACGCGTGACGACGCTGGTGCGGATAGAAACCACCGACGGGGTCGTCGGCTGGGGTGAAGGCATCGCGATGTGGCCGGAGGCCTGCACGGCGACCGCCGCGATCATGCAAGCGCTTGGCGATCTCCTGATCGAGGCTGGCGACATCACCGTGCGCAGCGCCTGGGACGCGATGCGCGCGCATTGCTGGTGGTACGGCGAGGGTGGTGTCGCATGCTTCGCCTACAGTGCAATCGACATGGCGCTCTGGGATATCGAAGGCAAGCTCAGGGACAAGCCCCTGTTCGCGCTGCTTTCGGACGACAGCCGCGCCAAGCTTCCAGCCTACGCGTCCTGTCACGTCAACAAGGCAACGATGGAAGAATGCGTCGCGGAAGTCCTGGGCTTCAAGGACAGAGGGTTCAGGGGCGTAAAGCTGGGATTCGCAAAGAGGGGACTATCGAATATCGGGCACGATCCCGACAATGACGTCCGTTTTGTCGCTGCGCTGCGGAAGGCGGTTGGTGCCGAGTTCGAAATCATCGTCGATGCCGGCAACGGGGTGAAATGGGACGTCGCCACGGCGATCTCCACCACCCGCCGGATGGCTGAGTACGACATCGGCTGGATCGAGGAGCCGCTCTATCCCACCCTGATCGACGGCTATCGCGAATTGAAGGCGGCGGTCGACGTGCCGATCGGGACGGGCGAACGCGAGTGGACGGTGAGTGGTTACCAGCGCCTCATCGAGACCGGGACCGTTGATGTCGTCAGCGTCGACCCGGCGCGGGCGGAAGGCGTGACGGGTTTCCACATGGTCGACAAGCTGTGCCAGGCGAAGGGCGCGACGATCAACGCGCATGCCTGGAGCACTGCGATCCTCACGTCCGCCAGCCTTCATCTGTCGCTGGCTTCGCGCACGGCGCGCCTGTTCGAGCTGAAGCCTTTTCCGGTCGTCGTCCAGGACGAACTGGTGAAGAACCCCATTCGCCAGACCGACGGCGAAATCGGTGCGCCGACGGGGCCGGGACTTGGCGTGGTGGTCGACGAGGCTGTGCTGGAGAGACTTGCAATATGA
- a CDS encoding sugar ABC transporter ATP-binding protein, giving the protein MADLINMTGIGKSFGGIAVLSDVSLRVGHGKVVALLGANGAGKSTLMKILSGNYTRDAGEISVDGKPVEFRVPANAIAEGIRLLPQELSVFPDLSVAENIMLGALPTRGAGFLRTVDRAVMEDRASELLVRMGLNWLSPKTRMGAVSHHVQRIVEIARAMAGNARVLIMDEPTASLAETEVKMLFQIIRRLQAQGVSIVYISHYLKEVFEVSDEIVVLRDGKNAGLFETGKTDVDTVLEAIVGNRVGNLYPDFAEPDHTDSDVVAVSGLTLEGWLRGVDFTIRKGQITGMHGLIGSGAEMAGRALFGAVPRASADSATIEGRAYAIRGAQAAVKAGLGLVAAERKREGIISMLSLRENMSVSNLPRFTAGLTIQRKAEAATVAEWIQRLTIRSRNAEQAIGTLSGGNQQKVCLARWLLGDLKALILEEPTRGVDVGARAEIYRQIRKMANDGLGILLISSDAEEVAGLADRSVVLAGGTVVATYETPVSAGTLMNAASKPAAVQAA; this is encoded by the coding sequence ATGGCAGATCTGATCAACATGACCGGCATCGGCAAGTCGTTTGGCGGCATTGCTGTCCTGAGCGATGTTTCCCTGCGTGTCGGGCACGGCAAGGTCGTCGCCCTGCTCGGCGCAAATGGCGCCGGCAAATCGACGCTCATGAAAATCCTGTCGGGCAACTACACGCGCGATGCCGGAGAAATCAGCGTCGACGGCAAGCCTGTCGAGTTTCGTGTGCCGGCCAATGCCATCGCCGAGGGCATTCGTCTGTTGCCGCAGGAACTGTCGGTCTTTCCCGATCTCTCGGTGGCCGAAAACATCATGCTTGGCGCGTTGCCGACCAGAGGAGCAGGCTTCCTGCGCACAGTGGACAGGGCTGTGATGGAAGATCGTGCGAGCGAGCTGCTGGTTCGCATGGGATTGAACTGGCTTTCGCCCAAGACGCGCATGGGAGCGGTCTCCCATCATGTGCAGCGCATCGTCGAAATCGCGCGCGCCATGGCCGGCAATGCACGGGTTCTCATCATGGACGAACCGACGGCTTCACTGGCCGAAACCGAAGTGAAGATGCTCTTCCAGATCATCCGCCGGCTGCAGGCCCAGGGCGTGTCGATCGTATACATCTCGCACTACCTGAAGGAGGTTTTCGAGGTATCGGACGAGATCGTCGTTTTGCGCGACGGCAAGAATGCCGGACTGTTCGAAACCGGGAAGACCGACGTCGATACGGTGCTCGAGGCCATCGTCGGCAACCGTGTCGGCAACCTCTATCCCGACTTCGCGGAGCCAGACCATACGGACTCCGATGTCGTTGCCGTCAGCGGTCTGACGCTCGAGGGCTGGCTGCGCGGTGTCGATTTCACCATCCGGAAAGGTCAGATCACCGGCATGCACGGTCTGATCGGCTCCGGTGCCGAAATGGCCGGCCGTGCCCTGTTCGGTGCGGTTCCGCGCGCCAGCGCGGACAGCGCGACGATAGAGGGAAGAGCCTATGCAATCCGCGGTGCCCAGGCCGCCGTCAAAGCCGGGCTGGGACTTGTCGCGGCGGAACGCAAGCGGGAGGGCATAATCTCGATGCTCAGCCTGCGCGAGAACATGTCGGTCTCCAACCTGCCGCGTTTCACGGCTGGGCTGACGATCCAGCGCAAGGCTGAAGCCGCGACCGTTGCTGAATGGATCCAGCGCCTGACCATTCGCTCCCGCAATGCCGAACAGGCCATCGGTACCCTGTCGGGCGGCAATCAGCAAAAGGTATGCCTGGCCAGATGGCTGCTCGGTGACCTGAAGGCGCTCATTCTCGAGGAGCCGACCCGCGGCGTCGATGTCGGCGCCCGCGCGGAGATCTACAGGCAGATCCGCAAGATGGCCAATGACGGCCTTGGTATCCTGCTCATCTCTTCCGATGCCGAGGAGGTCGCGGGGCTGGCTGATCGGTCCGTCGTGCTGGCTGGCGGCACGGTGGTTGCAACCTATGAAACGCCGGTTTCGGCCGGCACGCTGATGAATGCGGCGTCGAAACCTGCTGCAGTGCAAGCGGCCTAG
- a CDS encoding sugar ABC transporter substrate-binding protein: MTKRNIMALVGLTALGLTYGNVAAADDFHGFDPASYDGAMLSADQLQAMVKDASAVTPPRNGSKYVIGFANLQRDMTFGVVVEKGIQANADAASVELTVADNRLDGPTALANAQSFVQRSVDYVIEFQTDVNFGPQVMNVFNQDGVKVAAIDIPMAGATFFGANNPKSGFMGGSYLGQAAIAKFGADKVKQGYYVIGELPQSGAIPAMRTEGQQAGFLSAMPDFPKDHMLRIDTKNTLQESFAQMTNLMGRIPDGVPIMINAINDQSAIGMLRAVKQAGRQADVIAVGNGADETKALVDEPELVAATGYFPERYGNYLIPIALSALAGKPLPPAVLVNHVMITKANVCEYYKDYKCGEKPSFEYKFPQAEFEAHLASLKGQDSLKGYETLIPSK, encoded by the coding sequence ATGACGAAACGGAACATCATGGCCCTGGTCGGTTTGACCGCGCTTGGGCTGACTTATGGGAATGTCGCCGCCGCAGATGATTTTCACGGCTTCGATCCGGCCAGCTACGACGGTGCCATGCTGTCGGCCGACCAGTTGCAGGCCATGGTGAAGGACGCGTCGGCAGTCACGCCGCCGCGCAACGGCTCCAAATATGTCATCGGTTTTGCCAATCTGCAGCGCGACATGACTTTCGGCGTGGTCGTGGAGAAAGGCATCCAGGCCAATGCCGATGCCGCCAGTGTCGAATTGACTGTCGCTGACAATCGTCTCGACGGTCCGACCGCACTGGCCAACGCGCAATCCTTCGTGCAGCGCAGCGTCGACTACGTCATCGAGTTCCAGACCGATGTGAATTTCGGCCCGCAGGTCATGAACGTCTTCAACCAGGACGGAGTGAAGGTCGCCGCGATCGATATTCCGATGGCGGGCGCCACCTTCTTCGGTGCGAACAATCCCAAGTCCGGGTTCATGGGCGGCTCCTATCTCGGCCAGGCCGCCATCGCCAAGTTCGGCGCCGACAAGGTCAAGCAAGGGTACTACGTCATCGGCGAGTTGCCGCAGTCGGGCGCAATTCCCGCGATGCGGACCGAGGGCCAGCAGGCCGGCTTCCTGTCAGCAATGCCCGACTTTCCGAAAGACCACATGCTGCGCATCGACACCAAGAACACCTTGCAGGAATCCTTCGCGCAGATGACCAATCTCATGGGGCGCATCCCCGACGGGGTGCCGATCATGATCAATGCCATCAATGACCAGTCGGCCATCGGTATGCTGCGAGCTGTCAAGCAGGCGGGACGGCAGGCCGACGTCATCGCGGTCGGCAACGGTGCGGATGAAACGAAGGCATTGGTCGACGAGCCGGAGCTCGTTGCCGCGACCGGTTATTTTCCGGAACGCTACGGCAACTATCTGATCCCGATCGCCTTGTCGGCGCTCGCCGGCAAACCTCTCCCGCCGGCTGTGCTGGTCAATCACGTGATGATCACCAAGGCCAATGTCTGCGAATACTACAAGGACTACAAGTGCGGCGAAAAGCCGAGCTTCGAGTACAAGTTCCCGCAGGCGGAATTCGAGGCGCACCTCGCTTCGCTGAAGGGACAGGATTCGCTCAAGGGCTACGAGACCCTGATCCCGAGCAAATAG